In one Nicotiana tomentosiformis chromosome 6, ASM39032v3, whole genome shotgun sequence genomic region, the following are encoded:
- the LOC138894554 gene encoding uncharacterized protein, which yields MYFPDEEVSFIGEDIAEAYDGWRMFFYGAANFKGVGTRAVLVSETGQHYPVQGEWATKNTKILPYLYHVQEMMMRFTKIEFIHVPRIQNEFEDALATLSSMIQHPEKNFIDPIPVRIPNQPAYCAHVEEEADGNPWFHDIKEYLAKREYPEHANHTKKCMLQRLSNHFFQNGGIMYRRTPDLGLLRQEDTEGRLFLDDYGNRVHRVKAASYKAVTKKVIADFVRNRIVF from the exons atgtattttcctgatgaGGAAGTATCATTcataggagaagatatcgccgaagcctacgacgggtggagaatgtttttctatggagctgcaaacttcaaaggagtgggtactAGAGCTGTTTTGGTGTCAGAaacaggtcaacattatccg gtgcagggagaatgggctacaaagaataccaagatattaccatatctatatcatgtgcaagagatgatgatgaggttcacaaagatagagtttatacatgtcccgagaatccagaatgagttcgaaGACGCATTGGctactttgtcctccatgatacaacatccggaaaagaatttcatcgaccccattccggTAAGAATTCCTAATCAGCCAGCTTActgcgctcatgttgaagaagaagcagacgggaacccatggttccatgatatcaaggagtacttggcaaaaagagagtacccggagcatgcaaatcatactaaaaaatgcATGCTccaaagattgtccaaccatttcttccaaaatggaggaattatgtacagaaggactccagacttaggattattacg ccaagaagatactgagggtaggttatttttggatgactatggaaacagagtGCATCGG GTCAaagctgcatcctacaaagctgtaaccaagaaagtcatcgCAGATTTTGTCAGAAATCGTATTGTTTTCTGA
- the LOC138894555 gene encoding premnaspirodiene oxygenase-like translates to MTYLNLVIKETLRLHPSVSLLPPRECKEQTDIDGYTIPLKTRIIVNAWALGRDPESWHDPESFIPERFKNSSIKFMGNHFEFIPFGAGRRICPGILFGLVNVGLSLAQLLQHFEWELPHETNSQDLDMTEAHGLSAAKQKDLYLVATNYKNDAEF, encoded by the coding sequence atgACATACCTAAATTTAGTGATTAAGGAGACACTAAGGCTACATCCTTCGGTTTCTCTTCTACCACCAAGGGAATGTAAGGAGCAAACAGATATTGATGGATACACTATACCACTTAAGACAAGAATAATTGTCAATGCATGGGCACTTGGGAGAGATCCTGAAAGTTGGCATGATCCTGAAAGTTTTATACCAGAGAGATTTAAGAACTCTTCTATCAAATTTATGGGAAATCACTTTGAGTTTATTCCATTTGGTGCAGGAAGAAGGATTTGTCCAGGAATACTATTTGGTTTAGTTAATGTTGGACTTTCACTGGCCCAATTACTCCAACACTTTGAATGGGAACTTCCACATGAAACTAATTCACAAGATCTGGATATGACCGAAGCACATGGATTAAGTGCAGCAAAACAGAAAGACTTATATTTAGTTGCCACAAATTATAAAAATGATGCAGAATTTTAG
- the LOC138894556 gene encoding uncharacterized protein: MQDYSIVEQLRKTPAQISLLSLLIHSDEHRKALMKILNEAHVPDKITVNHLEKIANKIFEANRITFSDDELPIEGTEHNRALYLTVNCEDSAISRVLVDNGSSANICPLSTLQKLKIGTERIYTNNVCVRGFNGGGKDSVGDIRLNLSIGPVEFTMEFQVLDVVVSYNLLLGRPWIHATKAIPSSLHQMVKFEWDRQEIVVHGDENSSAYNDTIIPFIEVEDDKGPWVYQIFKTVSVGKIPEGECILGPKIPSASVMVANEMLKNGFLPGKGKDVKKAKSLKGKAWSLPKPVPYISKSFVKSGVAKRPISVVPKPVVNFDKELIKRFQSLFDEVNMVEIGEGSTNADAQLVGPNVKLSNWKATPLPIRKEFCVSFLFFCFFSLYNSFYAGFNDMTCMRNFQPNLKSQSNSEITIQEVEGDDETEYDEEATFEEVSRELKHFEEKPKPNLNETEAINLGDQNNVRETKISVHLEPQIKEEIIKTLFAYKDVFTWSYDDMPGLSTDLVAHKLPTDPTFPPVKQKLRKFKTDMSVKIKEEITKQLEAKVIRVTQYPTWLANVVPVPKKDGKMRVCVDYRDLNKASPKDNFPLPNIHILIDNCAKHEIGSFVDCYAGYHQILMDEEDAEKTTFITPWGTYCYRVMPFGLKNAGATYMRAMTNIFHDMIHKEIEVYVDYVIIKSKKQSDHVGDLRKFFQRLRRYNLKLNPAKCAFGVPSGKLLGFIVSQRGIELDPSKIKAIQELPPPKNKTEVMSLLGRLNYISRFIAQLTTTYEPIFKLLKKNVAVKWTDECQQAFDKINNYLLNPPVLVPPEPGRPLILYLTVTDNSFGRLAKWQILLTEFDIIYVTRTAMKDQALADHLAENPVDEVYEPLKTYFPDEEVIYVDDADHDEKPGWKLFFDGAANMKGVGIGAVLIFETRHHYPITAQLRFYCTNNMAEYEACILGLRLAIDMGVQEILGLGDSDLLVHQIQGEWETCDLKLIPYRQCLHNFCQRFRSIEFRHIPRSHNEIADALATLASMLHHPDKTYVDPLQIQIRDQHAYCNVVEEELDGEPWFHDVKEYIKSGVYPAHATGDQKRTIRRLASRFFLNGGILQERTSKLITGFLFAPSDLARKCKGSTVVRMKVLYDELSVRDSSHSEGKEILFAVLGIPHEENMFQISSVLSF, encoded by the exons atgcaagactattccattgtagaacagttgaggaaaacaccagctcagatctctcttttgtctttgctgatacattcagatgaacaccgcaaagccctgatgaagattttgaacGAGGCTcatgttcctgataagatcacggtgaaccacttggaaaagattgctaacaagattttcgaagcaaacaggatcactttctcagatgatgaactccctatagagggtacagaacacaatcgagctctttatctcacagtgaATTGCGAGGATTCTGCTATCTCAAGGGTACTGGTGGATAACGGTTCTAGTGCAAATATTtgccctctgtccactttgcaaaagttgaagattgGCACTGAAAGGATCTACACTAATAATGTATGCGTTCGAGGCTTTAatggaggagggaaagattctGTCGGTGATATAAGGCTCAATTTGTCAATAGGGCCAGTAgagttcactatggagttccaagtgctagatgtggTTGTCTCCTATAACCTGTTGTTGGGCAGGCCCTGGATCCATGCTACCAAGGCAATCccgtcttctctgcatcaaatggtaaagtttgaatgggacaggcaggaaatagttgtgcacggtgatgagaactcatctgcttacaatgacacaatcattccatttattgaagttgaagatgataaagggccttgggtTTACCAAATATTCAAAACAGTGTCTGTCGGGAAAATTCCCGAAGGAGAATGCATCTTAGGTCCGAAGATACCATCCGCGTCtgtcatggtagcaaatgaaatgttgaagaatggttttcTGCCGGGCAAAG GGAAGGACGTGAAAAAGGCTAAAAGTTTGAAAGGAAAGGCATGGTCACTCCCTAAACCTGTTCCATATATCTCCAAGTCTTTCGTCAAGTCAGGGGTCGCCAAACGCCCAATATCAGTGGTCCCAAAACCTGTGGTCAACTTTGAtaaagagctgatcaagaggttccagagtcTGTTTGATGAGGTTAATATGGTCGAAATCGGGGAAGGTTCCACTAATGCCGATGCGCAGCTTgttgggccaaatgtgaagcttagcaattggaaagctactcctctccccatccggaaggagttttg cgtttcatttttgtttttttgcTTTTTCTCTCTGTACAATTCTTTTtatgctggtttcaatgacatgacatgcatgaggaattttcagccaaatcttaaaagccaatctaattctgaaataacgatccaagaagtagagggtgatgatgaaacagaataCGATGAAGAAGCAACATTTGAAGAAGTCAGTAGAGAACTAAAACACTTCGAAGAAAAACCCaagcctaatttgaatgaaacCGAAGCAATAAATTTAGGGGATCAAAATAATGTCagggaaaccaagataagtgtgcatctggaaccacaaatcaaggaagaaataatcaaaacactgtttgcatacaaagatgtctttacatggtcgtatgatgacatgccagGTTTGAGCACTGATTTGGTAGCTCATAAATTGCCAACTGACCCTACTTTCCCTCCTGTCAAGCAAAAGTTAAGGAAGTTCAAGACTGACATGAGtgtgaagattaaagaagaaatcacaaagcaactGGAGGCAAAAGTCATTCGGGTCACTCaatatcccacttggttagctaatgtggtaccagtaccaaagaaggatggtaagatgagggtgtgtgttgattatcgtgatctcaacaaggcaagtccaaaggataactttccattgccgaacatccacattctgattgataattgtgccaagcatgagatCGGGTCTTTCGTGGATTGTTATGCAGGATATCATCAGATCCTGATGGACGAGGAAGACGCAGAAAAGACAACATTCATTACGCCATGGGGGACGTATtgctaccgggtaatgccattcggtttaaagaatgctggggcaacttacatgagggcaatgACTAACATATTCCatgatatgatacacaaggaaattgaggtttatgtagattatgtgatcataaagtcaaagaaacagtccgaccatgttggggatttgagaaagtttttccaaaggctccgtaggtacaacctcaagctcaatccggcgaaatgtgcatttggtgtcccgtcggggaaactgttgggattcatagtcagtcAACGCGGTATCGAGTTGGACCCATCAAAGATTAAGGCCATCCAAGAATTACCACCACCAAAGAATAAAACTGAGGTGATGAGCCTGCTCGGgaggttaaactacatcagcaggtttattgctcaactcacgacaacttatgagcccatctttaagttgctaaaGAAGAATGTTGCGGTTAAGTGGACTGATGAGTGTCAGCAGGCATTTGATAAGATCAATAATTACCTGTTAAACCCCCCTgtgttggtcccgccagaacctgggagacctttaattctctatttgacggtcacggataattcttttg ggagattagcaaagtggcagattttactcacagaatttgacatcatctatgtgactcggaCCGCGATGAAAGACCAAGCCCTAGCCGATCACTTGGCCGAGAATCCGGTGGACGAAGTATATGAGccactgaagacttattttcctgatgaagaagtgataTATGTTGACGATGCTGATCATGATGAAAAGCCAGGTTGGAAACttttctttgatggagctgctaaTATGAAAGGTGTCGGAATAGGGGCTGTACTCATTTTTGAAACAAGGCATCACTACCCCATAACAGCTCAGCTTCGATTTTATTGTactaacaacatggctgaataCGAGGCATGCATTCTGGGTTTGAGGCTAGCTATAGACATGGGAGTTCAAGAAATATTGGGTTTGGGAGACtcagatttgttggttcaccagattcagggagaatgggagacctgtgatttgaagctcataccgtATCGACAATGTCTGCATAACTTTTGCCAACGATTCAGGTCGAtagaattcaggcatattcccaGGAGTCATAATGAGATTGCCGACGCCTTGGCTACTCTGGCGTCAATGTTACACCATCCAGATAAGACTTACGTCGACCCTCTGCAAATCCAAATCCGTGATCAGCATGCCTATTGCAATGTGGTTGAGGAGGAACTTGATGGCGAGCCTTGGTTCCATGATGTCAAGGAATACATCAAATCAGGGGTATATCCGGCACATGCCACAGgcgatcaaaagagaaccattcgacgtCTGGCTAGCAGATTTTTCTTAAATGGGGGAATATT gcaagaaaggacttcaaagctCATTACCGGCTTTTTATTTGCACCAAGCGATTTGGCCAG GAAATGTAAAGGTTCCACAGTTGTCAGAATGAAAGTGTTATATGACGAGTTGAGTGTAAGGGATTCAAGTCATTCAGAG GGGAAAGAAATCTTGTTTGCTGTGCTAGGAATTCCCCATGAGGAAAATATGTTCCAGATAAGTTCAGTCTTAAGTTtttag
- the LOC138894557 gene encoding uncharacterized protein produces MPKFDPYDGHGDPVAHLRGFCNNMRGAGGKDELLMAYCSQSLSGAALEWYTHQDTSRWYTWDDLAQAFAWHFQYNIDIIPDHLSLTKVEKRPNESFREYGFRWREQIARVYPPMEEDEMVEYFLQALEPTYFGHLISAIGKSFNDVVKMGGMVEEGLKSSKSMSYSSIKATTQAIQSGTGSLLGKKKKEDVAMFVSGSWHGPRGLPH; encoded by the coding sequence atgcccaagtttgacccgtacgatggacatggagatcccgtggcccatttgagaggctttTGCAACAATATGAGAGGCGCCGGTGGGAAAGATGAATTATTAATGGCGTATTGCAGTCAGAGTCTGAGTGGGGCAGCTCTAGAATGGTACACCCACCAAGACactagcaggtggtacacatgggatgACTTGGCTCAGGCTTTTGCTTggcactttcagtacaatatagacattatCCCGGATCACCTATCTTTGACCAAGGTCGAGAAGAGGCCcaatgaaagctttagggaatatggtttcagatggagagaacaaaTTGCACGAGTCTACCCTCCAATGGAggaagatgagatggtcgagtactttcttcaagccctagagcccacttactttggccatttgatctcagccataggtaagtccttcaacgatgtggtaaagatgggaggaatggtggaagagggactcaagtcaagcaagagCATGAGCTACTCTTCCATAAAAGCAACCACACaggcaattcaaagtggcaccggaagcctgttaggcaaaaagaagaaagaagatgtcGCTATGTTTGTCTCCGGATCGTGGCATGGCCCAAGGGGTCTGCCTCACTAG